One window of Amaranthus tricolor cultivar Red isolate AtriRed21 chromosome 13, ASM2621246v1, whole genome shotgun sequence genomic DNA carries:
- the LOC130798063 gene encoding probable E3 ubiquitin-protein ligase RHG1A, giving the protein MQGQRSAIGSLPDSINFDYGSPSSNVGMDQQICWNNIRNPPENRVSDLRISATNSDNMGGVSQEGTGLSRWTIGEQSSSINQNVVSCDDQLTQSGWSTSMNGSVGIALRLEEQRYDPANFVSQNGVNLNISSNQVVIGPSFVQSSDPNSGSQRQDFSDRNFLRVGDVMDCPNSSKSNGSRGKFLPSTSSSDPFASSGSGGLLVEEDECRRGCLMDGRRLSCKRKTLEGNAGQSSSSGNCFSQAESSSWHAVPPRYDASGSVNAPLPSVGSPNISATEQVNSRLGLGMGGGVPADIFRPVSLPAGSEISQRSYRLRMNPSIQQDSLPNNSFSLAPNSGDRRPDIPSAHQPLGILPLNPPIDLMSPILPESSIPQSQSVMLRVSALQRNSQVQRWNGSPNLRPGSSSSPVIPGDRDAMLPEDLNSRNIPRNIAEHPMFVPPAETRNSAQSPTNWNVRSGNVGISRNIPSSSRTGSVSASASHTALGPSWAPHRHSPAQYSRRLSEYVRRSLLSTIGPEMAGHSSSNNQLRSGPGNSPDGILPSMGANQGHNQSHSRSALWTERQGDGALGTPNSLRALAAAGEGRSRLVSELRNVLDMMRRGEGLRFEDVMLLDHSVLFGMADIHDQHRDMRLDVDNMSYEELLALEERIGNVCTGLSVEKILSSMKQCKYIHTMSDDHIESEPCCICQEEYTDGEDIGTLDCGHDFHRECIKQWLTHKNLCPICKTTGLAT; this is encoded by the exons ATGCAGGGGCAGAGGAGTGCCATAGGTTCCCTACCTGATTCAATAAACTTTGATTATGGGTCCCCGTCAAGCAATGTGGGTATGGATCAGCAAATTTGCTGGAATAATATCCGGAATCCCCCTGAAAATAGGGTGTCTGATCTTAGGATTTCAGCTACCAATTCTGATAACATGGGTGGTGTTAGTCAAGAAGGGACAGGCCTGAGTAGATGGACTATTGGTGAACAAAGTTCTAGTATTAACCAGAACGTGGTTAGCTGTGATGATCAATTAACTCAAAGTGGATGGTCCACTTCAATGAATGGATCTGTGGGTATTGCGTTGAGGTTAGAAGAGCAGAGATATGATCCTGCAAATTTTGTCTCACAAAACGGTGTCAATTTGAACATTAGCAGCAACCAGGTTGTTATTGGGCCCTCGTTTGTGCAAAGCTCCGACCCAAATTCTGGTTCTCAAAGGCAGGATTTTAGTGATAGAAATTTTCTTAGAGTTGGTGATGTTATGGACTGTCCTAATTCCTCAAAATCTAATGGCTCTAGGGGCAAATTTCTTCCTTCTACTAGTAGTTCTGATCCCTTTGCTTCGTCTGGAAGTGGTGGTTTACTTGTTGAAGAGGATGAATGCAGGCGTGGTTGCTTGATGGATGGCCGTCGTCTTTCGTGTAAGAGAAAAACCCTTGAAGGAAATGCTGGACAGTCTTCTAGTAGTGGAAATTGCTTTTCCCAGGCAGAGAGCAGCTCGTGGCATGCAGTTCCTCCTCGATATGATGCTAGTGGAAGTGTTAATGCACCTTTACCATCAGTAGGCTCTCCTAACATTAGTGCAACAGAACAAGTCAATTCAAGACTCGGACTTGGGATGGGTGGAGGAGTTCCGGCTGACATTTTCCGTCCTGTAAGTTTGCCTGCAGGCTCAGAAATCTCTCAGAGGAGTTATCGTTTGAGGATGAATCCTTCAATACAGCAAGATTCTTTGCCAAATAATTCGTTTTCATTAGCACCTAATAGTGGTGATCGGCGACCTGATATTCCATCAGCCCATCAACCATTAGGAATTTTGCCTTTGAATCCCCCTATTGACTTGATGTCTCCAATCCTACCGGAAAGTTCAATCCCACAAAGTCAATCTGTTATGTTGCGTGTATCTGCTCTTCAGCGGAATTCACAAGTTCAGAGGTGGAACGGATCTCCTAATTTAAGGCCTGGAAGTTCATCCAGTCCTGTCATTCCTGGCGATAGGGATGCTATGTTGCCTGAAGATTTGAACTCTAGAAACATTCCAAGGAATATTGCTGAACATCCAATGTTTGTCCCTCCTGCAGAGACAAGAAATTCTGCTCAAAGTCCAACAAATTGGAATGTGAGGAGTGGAAATGTTGGTATCTCTAGAAACATTCCATCAAGTTCTCGCACTGGGTCAGTTTCAGCTTCAGCTTCACACACTGCACTTGGACCTAGTTGGGCCCCTCACCGTCATTCTCCAGCACAGTATTCCCGTCGGTTGTCGGAATATGTTCGTAGATCATTGTTATCTACGATAGGGCCTGAAATGGCTGGCCACAGCAGTAGTAATAACCAACTTCGTTCAGGTCCAGGTAACTCACCTGACGGAATACTTCCATCTATGGGTGCGAACCAGGGACATAATCAGTCACATTCTAGGTCAGCATTGTGGACCGAGAGGCAAGGTGATGGTGCTCTTGGCACTCCCAATTCTTTGCGAGCATTAGCAGCTGCTGGTGAAGGAAGAAGCCGCCTTGTATCTGAG CTTCGCAATGTCTTGGATATGATGCGTAGAGGTGAAGGATTACGTTTTGAG GATGTAATGCTCCTTGATCATTCAGTCTTATTTGGAATGGCCGATATTCATGATCAACATAGGGACATGCGGCTTGATGTTGATAACATGTCTTATGAG GAGCTGTTGGCTTTGGAAGAGCGAATTGGTAACGTCTGCACCGGACTAAGCGTGGAGAAAATATTGAGCAGTATGAAGCAGTGCAAGTACATACATACTATGAGTGACGATCATATTGAGTCGGAGCCTTGCTGTATATGTCAG GAAGAGTATACCGACGGAGAGGACATCGGAACACTGGATTGTGGACATGATTTCCACAGAGAGTGTATCAAACAGTGGTTGacacacaagaatttgtgccCCATTTGTAAAACAACAGGCTTAGCTACATAA
- the LOC130798822 gene encoding uncharacterized protein LOC130798822 — protein MGPPNTYTGYKECVSANPRSKTNNSDVISTLNLTRIERGLTLQQQLSDFEDSSDDDYSCGDEDEYEHDSDLFAENIVYGLDDVFIASYPTFNPEVDFKGKIILSLGLKFPSTYVFRKALRYHAIECGYNYYYLHNGRNRITVYCYNRCDCVKSKSRIVNCVCGNDKKCCFKVHADWRENPNWELKAFKKRVNRELGCEVKYSNEEYSRVWDYAEAIRRYNPGSTAIVKCIGIETPPPLFQRMYICLPVCKEGFVAGCRPIICVDGAHLKGQFPRVLLTAVGKDGNNNIFPVAWAVVETENVESWTWFLNLLVEDLKSVSSSSSWVQAGCEDFTFMSDRQKGLIEALNAVIPEAEIRFCCRHIWANFKIKFPGELYKHHFWRAARAYNKVWMCNNSTYEYLAAKTAKHWSRHAFPIRSKSGMLLNNCCESFNNVLVEARGKPIISLMEWIRRYVMQRSAAKREGLGNFKGVLMPAISKMIEKNSKDIYGLRVIPVDVSEFEVDDDEKSYVVNLTNKTCLCESWNLGIPCKHAMVCICIRKLDASEFVHEAYLVETYAKTYAPKFYGKGGNKPVNAVREFKQRRCGNCGDLGHNKRRCKNPAKPHPTGTKSKGRRPKMGSSYTSSQQTQTATAASTSCIVDQQSQI, from the exons ATGGGACCACCAAACACATATACGGGTTATAAAGAATGTGTAAGTGctaaccctagatctaaaaCAAATAACTCAGATGTTATTTCAACCCTAAACCTTACACGAATTGAGAGAGGTTTAACCCTACAGCAACAACTTTCTGATTTTGAGGATAGCAGTGATGATGATTACAGTTGCGGTGATGAGGATGAATATGAGcatgattctgatttgtttgcagaaaatATAGTTTATGGTCtcgatgatgtgtttatag caagctatcctacattcaatcCTGAGGTTGATTTTAAGGGTAAGATCATTTTGTCTTTAGGCCTTAAGTTTCCTTCTACATATGTCTTTAGAAAAGCGTtaaggtaccatgctattgaatgtggttacaattattattacctgcatAATGGTAGAAATAGGATAACtgtgtattgctacaatagatgCGATTGCGTGAAATCGAAAAGTAGAATTGTgaactgtgtttgtgggaaCGATAAGAAGTGTTGTTTTAAGGTTCATGct GATTGGAGGGAAAATCCAAATTGGGAATTAAAGGCATTTAAGAAACGGGTAAACAGGgagttaggttgtgaagtgaaATACTCTAA tgaagagtatagcAGGGTGTGGGATTATGCGGAAGCAATAAGGAGGTATAACCCTGGAAGCACTGCAATCGTCAAATGCATCGGAATAGAGACACCTCCACCCTTGTTtcaaaggatgtatatatgtttgCCAGTATGTAAGGAGGGTTTTGTTGCTGGCTGTAGGCCTATTATATGTGTTGATGGGGCGCATTTGAAGGGACAATTCCCTAGGGTTTTGCTTACCGCTGTAGGTAAGGATGGGAACAATAACATCTTCCCTGTTGCATGGGCTGTCGTCGAAACAGAAAACGTAGAATCTTGGACTTGGTTTCTAAATCTCCTTGTAGAAGACCTAAAGTCGGTTAGTTCATCAAGTAGTTGGGTACAAGCAGGATGTGAAGATTTTACCTTCatgagcgataggcaaaag GGTTTGATTGAAGCTTTGAACGCAGTGATTCCTGAAGCCGAAATTAGGTTCTGCTGTAGGCATATATGGGCTAACTTTAAGATCAAGTTCCCTGGAGAGTTGTACAAGCATCACTTTTGGAGAGCAGCAAGAGCTTACAACAAGGTATGgatgtgtaataattcaa catatgaatatctaGCTGCTAAAACTGCTAAACACTGGTCTAGGCATGCTTTTCCTATTAGGAGTAAGTCTGGGATGTTGTTAAATAATTGTTGTGAGTCATTCAATAATGTGTTAGTAGAAGCTAGGGGGAAGCCCATTATTTCTCttatggagtggattaggagATATGTGATGCAAAGGAGTGCAGCCAAAAGAGAAGGGTTGGGTAACTTTAAAGGTGTGTTGATGCCAGCTATCtccaaaatgattgaaaaaaattcaaaggacATATATGGTTTGAGAGTAATCCCAGTGGATGTGTctgagtttgaggtggatgatgatgaaaaaagtTACGTTGTGAACTTGACCAATAAGACATGCCTTTGTGAAAGTTGGAATCTTGGGATCCCTTGCAAACATGCCATGGTTTGTATTTGTATTAGAAAATTGGATGCTAGTGAATTTGTCCATGAGGCGTATCTTGTAGAAACGTATGCAAAGACGTATGCTCCTAAGTTTTATG GTAAAGGAGGTAACAAGCCTGTAAATGCTGTTCGAGAATTCAAGCAACGAAGATGTGGTAATTGCGGTGACTTAGGCCACAACAAAAGAAGATGCAAGAATCCAGCAAAACCACATCCAACAGGGACGAAGTCAAAGGGTAGAAGGCCTAAAATGGGAAGTTCTTACACCAGCAGTCAACAAACGCAAACCGCAACAGCAGCATCCACTTCATGTATAGTGGATcaacaaagtcaaatatag